Proteins from one Lachnospiraceae bacterium KGMB03038 genomic window:
- a CDS encoding uracil-DNA glycosylase, translating to MAAISNDWLEVLQDEFKKPYYKQLFQTVNQEYRTRKIFPPAEDIFNAFHLTPFHQVKVVILGQDPYHNYGQAHGLCFSVRKGVEIPPSLVNIYQELHDDLGCTIPDHGCLTKWAEQGVLMLNTVLTVRAHQAHSHRDIGWEEFTDAVIRALNKEDRPIVFILWGAPAQRKASMLDNPNHLILKSPHPSPLSAFRGFFGSRPFSKTNAFLKEHGETEIDWQIDWTPMGR from the coding sequence ATGGCGGCGATCAGCAACGACTGGCTTGAAGTCCTGCAGGATGAGTTTAAGAAGCCATATTATAAACAATTGTTCCAGACGGTAAACCAGGAGTACCGGACCAGGAAGATCTTTCCCCCGGCAGAGGACATTTTCAACGCGTTCCATCTGACCCCTTTCCATCAGGTGAAGGTGGTGATCTTAGGACAGGATCCTTACCATAATTACGGACAGGCCCATGGCCTTTGCTTTTCCGTAAGGAAAGGAGTGGAGATCCCGCCGTCCCTGGTCAATATCTATCAGGAGCTTCATGACGATCTGGGCTGTACGATCCCAGACCATGGGTGCCTCACAAAGTGGGCGGAGCAGGGCGTGCTGATGCTGAATACCGTACTGACTGTACGGGCCCATCAGGCCCATTCCCATCGGGATATTGGCTGGGAGGAATTTACAGACGCGGTGATAAGGGCCTTAAACAAGGAGGATCGGCCGATTGTCTTTATCCTGTGGGGAGCGCCGGCTCAGCGCAAGGCATCCATGCTTGATAACCCAAATCATTTGATCCTAAAATCGCCTCATCCAAGTCCTTTGTCCGCGTTTAGGGGATTCTTTGGGAGCCGGCCCTTTAGCAAGACCAACGCTTTTTTGAAGGAGCATGGGGAAACG